Proteins from one Campylobacter concisus genomic window:
- a CDS encoding twin-arginine translocation signal domain-containing protein has translation MQGSRRDFLKKSLKVGAAGGVLAVSAVAKVTSDDLAPDDNGVVVGKSNKKEVLYKKSKNWETYYKIAY, from the coding sequence ATGCAAGGATCAAGAAGAGATTTTCTAAAAAAATCTCTAAAAGTCGGTGCTGCCGGCGGTGTACTAGCAGTCTCAGCCGTAGCAAAAGTGACTAGTGACGACTTAGCTCCTGATGACAATGGTGTCGTCGTTGGCAAGTCAAACAAAAAAGAGGTGCTTTATAAAAAAAGCAAGAACTGGGAAACCTACTATAAAATCGCTTACTAA
- a CDS encoding DUF6803 family protein, whose translation MVMTHYMELLSLNQPYNLILFMVIPVGLTELLVAMEFLTMYHMDSGKNAGFKAVGKFAGIVLGVYFTALVIYFMAKIYPSIKWRGYADVIAVYSYLIGVIPLLGIALLELNLIYKNASEKAKLKLHFCLLIFTLIVAHVAMIFGMVDPTITGYKAENGEMGMHMNMPMNMPADMPMHDHHKMMQNMGEMHMNMMMQNMSDDNSTNMHMHH comes from the coding sequence ATGGTAATGACACACTACATGGAGCTTTTATCGCTCAATCAACCTTACAATCTAATCCTCTTCATGGTGATACCTGTGGGGCTTACGGAGCTTTTAGTGGCGATGGAGTTTCTCACTATGTATCACATGGATAGCGGCAAAAATGCTGGCTTTAAGGCTGTTGGCAAATTTGCTGGCATAGTGCTTGGGGTCTATTTTACAGCTCTTGTGATCTATTTTATGGCAAAAATTTATCCAAGTATAAAATGGCGTGGATATGCCGATGTCATCGCTGTCTACTCATATCTCATCGGCGTCATACCACTTCTTGGCATCGCGCTTTTAGAGCTAAATTTGATCTACAAAAACGCAAGCGAAAAGGCAAAGCTAAAGCTTCACTTTTGCCTACTCATATTTACCTTGATCGTCGCACACGTCGCTATGATATTTGGCATGGTTGATCCTACCATAACTGGCTACAAGGCTGAAAACGGTGAGATGGGTATGCATATGAATATGCCGATGAACATGCCAGCAGATATGCCAATGCACGATCACCACAAGATGATGCAAAATATGGGTGAGATGCATATGAATATGATGATGCAAAATATGAGTGATGATAACTCAACTAATATGCATATGCACCACTAA
- a CDS encoding MqnA/MqnD/SBP family protein has product MIFGKIDYLNLLPFHVFLKSAPLSSQIKKAIEFKKGVPSKLNRALNARKIDAAVISSIASKKANLKKLNFGIVAKKDVKSVLVRKNSAPKPDPASASSNALAKVLKLNGEVIIGDRALKAYLSEGKECFYDLGKIWHEKTNLPFVFGRFSYVKNGSFYKKLVAKFLQKNVKIPNYILAQYAKSRDISEQDIKWYLKFISYKIGPKEQKSLRKFFKENRLLKVAKKN; this is encoded by the coding sequence ATGATATTTGGAAAGATTGATTATCTAAATTTACTCCCATTTCACGTTTTTTTAAAATCAGCCCCACTAAGCTCTCAGATAAAAAAGGCGATCGAGTTTAAAAAGGGCGTGCCAAGTAAGCTAAATAGAGCCCTAAACGCCAGAAAGATCGATGCTGCAGTTATTTCAAGCATAGCAAGCAAAAAGGCAAATTTAAAGAAGCTAAATTTTGGAATAGTCGCCAAAAAAGATGTAAAAAGCGTGCTTGTTCGCAAAAACTCAGCCCCAAAGCCAGATCCTGCCTCAGCTAGCTCAAACGCCCTAGCCAAGGTGCTTAAACTAAATGGAGAGGTGATCATAGGCGACAGGGCGCTAAAGGCATACTTAAGCGAGGGCAAAGAGTGCTTTTACGACCTTGGTAAAATTTGGCACGAAAAGACAAATTTGCCATTTGTTTTTGGTAGGTTTTCTTACGTAAAAAATGGCTCGTTCTACAAAAAACTGGTCGCAAAATTTCTACAAAAAAATGTAAAGATCCCAAACTATATCTTAGCCCAGTATGCCAAAAGTCGCGACATAAGCGAACAAGATATCAAGTGGTATTTGAAATTTATAAGCTACAAAATAGGCCCAAAAGAGCAAAAATCACTCAGAAAATTTTTTAAAGAAAATAGATTATTAAAAGTAGCAAAAAAGAATTAA
- a CDS encoding barstar family protein, producing the protein MKSVILDAKKMLEKEKMHEYFAKKFDLPEYYGKNLDALFDCLCEINEPTLIKLKNENALDSATKESLTQLFRDVCNENELVKFELVKDEK; encoded by the coding sequence ATGAAAAGCGTGATCTTAGATGCCAAAAAGATGCTCGAAAAAGAGAAGATGCATGAGTATTTTGCTAAGAAATTTGACCTGCCAGAGTACTACGGCAAAAATTTAGACGCGCTCTTTGACTGCCTTTGCGAGATAAATGAGCCAACGCTTATAAAGCTAAAAAACGAAAATGCTTTGGATAGTGCCACAAAAGAGAGCTTAACCCAGCTATTTCGTGACGTTTGCAACGAAAATGAGCTAGTTAAATTTGAGCTTGTAAAAGATGAAAAATGA
- a CDS encoding formate dehydrogenase subunit alpha produces MKKVDGKWQRISWDQAVNEIGDKMLQIRKEDGPDSVVFLGSAKFNNEQAYYFRKFCAFWGTNSNDHVARIUHSATVAGVANTWGYGAMTNHFGDMAANSKCIFIIGANPAVANPVGGMKHTLQAKDRNNAKVIVADPNFTKTAAHADLYLRQRSGTDIALVYGLIHIILKNGWEDKEFIKNRTYGIDEIAKEAEHWTPEVTSDVTGVPVDKLMEAANILAHTKPGTVIWALGITQHSVGSSNTRILPILQLILGNMGKPGGGCNIIRGHDNVQGSTDMCNLSDSLPMYYGLTDAAWKYYCQGWGVDYDEFIKRFAVSTKEPKQGGTPVKNTVFEEYYYHDPKHPEDRNWRNEKGWSLSKWWQGVLKEENTFSSGALRVLWVQGTGLTSMAHLAKIQEAASKLDMIVVAEPFVNEISILSDRKDGVYILPVATAFENEGHLNATNRSGQWRTKVVDPLYESKGDHEVMFAFAKKFGFYDEYVKGMKMAVVDRELKQVKDDFVWPDDATNEIARVGNSIGYGGRTAEMFRRHQANWDKFDPDTLIGLGGEVKGEYYGKPWPAWDEKHPGTPILYDMSKPYAEGGSGFRNRFGLEHNGVSQLASEESTLVGSAIKGGYPQITKDNIEKVLGITLTEEEKAKIGPSWSMDYSGIILEKCREKGVVPYGNARARAIVWEFLDPIPKHREPIHSPRWDLVQKYPTFDDQARNFRVSTRFKSEQQAKDWSKEFPIVFSTQRVVNLSGAGMIERTSKYLSAITPEMFANVHPELALKYGIKDRDMMWIHSPQGTKIKVRCYHSYMVTPDRICMPYNFAGVMQGVDLSARYPEGTKPYVIGESFNTVTNYGFDPVTQISEFNAGLCRIEKAEENTFKTSFYHEYGERDALGKE; encoded by the coding sequence ATGAAAAAAGTTGATGGTAAATGGCAAAGAATTTCATGGGATCAAGCTGTAAATGAGATCGGCGATAAGATGCTTCAGATTCGCAAAGAAGATGGCCCTGATAGTGTTGTTTTCTTAGGATCTGCGAAATTTAACAACGAGCAAGCATATTACTTTAGAAAATTTTGTGCATTTTGGGGTACAAACAGTAACGATCACGTAGCAAGAATTTGACATAGCGCAACAGTCGCCGGTGTGGCGAATACTTGGGGTTATGGCGCGATGACAAACCACTTTGGAGATATGGCTGCGAACTCAAAATGTATATTTATCATTGGAGCAAACCCAGCTGTGGCAAACCCAGTTGGTGGCATGAAGCACACTTTACAAGCAAAAGATAGAAACAACGCAAAGGTGATCGTAGCTGATCCAAACTTTACAAAAACAGCTGCACACGCTGACCTTTATCTAAGACAAAGATCAGGCACTGATATAGCGCTTGTTTATGGTCTTATCCACATCATCTTAAAAAATGGTTGGGAAGATAAAGAATTTATAAAAAATAGAACTTATGGTATCGACGAGATAGCAAAAGAGGCTGAACACTGGACACCAGAGGTTACATCTGATGTTACAGGCGTACCAGTTGATAAACTAATGGAAGCTGCAAATATCCTAGCTCACACAAAACCAGGCACTGTTATTTGGGCACTTGGTATCACTCAGCACTCAGTTGGTAGCTCAAATACGAGAATTTTGCCTATCCTTCAGCTAATCCTAGGCAACATGGGCAAACCAGGTGGCGGTTGTAACATCATCCGTGGCCACGACAACGTTCAAGGTTCAACCGATATGTGTAACCTTTCAGATAGCTTGCCGATGTATTACGGACTAACTGATGCAGCTTGGAAGTACTACTGCCAAGGCTGGGGTGTTGATTATGACGAGTTTATAAAACGCTTTGCGGTTTCAACTAAAGAGCCAAAACAAGGCGGCACACCAGTTAAAAACACTGTTTTTGAAGAGTATTATTACCACGATCCTAAACATCCAGAAGATAGAAACTGGAGAAATGAAAAAGGCTGGTCACTTTCAAAATGGTGGCAAGGCGTCTTGAAAGAGGAGAACACATTTAGTAGTGGTGCATTGAGAGTTCTTTGGGTTCAAGGAACTGGTCTTACATCTATGGCGCACCTAGCTAAAATCCAAGAAGCAGCTTCAAAACTAGATATGATCGTAGTTGCTGAGCCATTTGTAAATGAAATTTCTATCCTTTCAGATAGAAAAGATGGCGTTTATATCTTGCCAGTGGCAACTGCCTTTGAAAACGAAGGTCACCTAAACGCTACAAACCGCTCAGGTCAGTGGAGAACAAAAGTCGTTGATCCGCTTTATGAGAGTAAGGGTGATCACGAAGTAATGTTTGCATTTGCTAAGAAATTTGGCTTTTATGACGAGTACGTAAAAGGCATGAAGATGGCTGTCGTAGATAGAGAGCTAAAACAAGTAAAAGATGACTTTGTATGGCCAGATGACGCGACAAACGAGATAGCAAGGGTTGGAAATTCTATCGGTTATGGCGGCAGAACTGCTGAGATGTTTAGACGTCACCAAGCAAACTGGGATAAATTTGACCCAGATACGCTAATAGGTCTTGGTGGTGAAGTAAAAGGCGAGTACTACGGCAAGCCATGGCCAGCATGGGATGAAAAACACCCTGGCACACCGATACTTTATGATATGAGCAAGCCTTATGCAGAGGGTGGCTCTGGCTTTAGAAACCGCTTTGGCTTAGAGCATAACGGCGTTAGTCAGCTAGCTAGCGAAGAGAGCACACTTGTTGGCTCAGCCATAAAAGGTGGCTATCCACAAATCACAAAAGATAATATAGAAAAAGTCCTAGGCATCACTCTAACTGAAGAAGAGAAAGCTAAGATCGGACCTAGCTGGAGCATGGACTACAGCGGTATCATCTTAGAAAAATGTCGTGAAAAAGGGGTCGTGCCGTATGGTAACGCAAGGGCTAGAGCTATCGTTTGGGAATTTCTTGATCCTATCCCAAAACATAGAGAGCCTATCCACTCACCACGCTGGGATCTTGTTCAAAAGTATCCGACATTTGATGATCAAGCTAGAAATTTCCGTGTTTCTACAAGATTTAAGTCAGAGCAACAAGCAAAAGACTGGTCAAAAGAGTTTCCTATCGTATTTAGTACGCAACGCGTCGTAAATTTAAGTGGTGCGGGAATGATAGAAAGAACAAGTAAATATCTCTCAGCTATCACACCTGAGATGTTTGCTAACGTTCACCCTGAGCTTGCTTTAAAATACGGCATAAAAGATCGCGATATGATGTGGATCCACAGCCCACAAGGCACGAAGATCAAAGTAAGATGCTACCACAGCTATATGGTCACTCCAGATAGAATTTGTATGCCTTACAACTTCGCTGGCGTTATGCAAGGTGTCGATCTCTCAGCTCGCTACCCAGAGGGCACTAAGCCTTATGTTATCGGCGAGAGCTTTAACACAGTTACTAACTACGGATTTGACCCTGTTACTCAAATTTCAGAATTTAACGCAGGTCTTTGCCGCATAGAAAAAGCTGAGGAGAATACCTTTAAAACATCGTTTTATCACGAGTATGGCGAGAGAGACGCCTTAGGTAAAGAGTAA
- the selB gene encoding selenocysteine-specific translation elongation factor — protein sequence MSLIIGTAGHIDHGKTALIKELNGFEGDNLEEEKKRGITIDLSFSNLSKNDENIAFIDVPGHENLIKTMISGAYGFDACLFVVAANDGLMPQSLEHLEILNLLGVKSLIVALTKCDLVDEATINLRKKEIKDEISKFKNLQILEIFAVSIKDKASIDELRNYLFTLRAKKRDEEGVFRYYIDRVFSLKGIGNVVTGTVIEGSVSKNEKLFNYDAGKEVLVRSVQSHDKFVDSAGVSSRVALNLTGIELSELKKGQLLSKKGFFRGFREVDAVVTAKNLIHSQSVTFCVGAKNVPAKVLILSQKDDSCFVTFKFQSDMFLKFDEAFVLISDARVIGGGRVLNPVLEPLKKAGKILFLAALLKHDFVGAFSILKEAHKNGFGIISSYQRFGLSHEEAVNVAKKVSNVFVDEKALNIYDLSAVERIKSVVKFMIEKNEFAVFSAQSISLKLAWASQNLAQKALDELESINLISKNDGVYTKKGVDISKLKVRLEEKIYEILESGKLAPTAPYNIYDELEIDRLSGDNALKKLTAMGRVVRLEHNLFITRNSLKMALDKLREIIKNQGFVNVTNAKDALNLSRKYVIAYLEQLDLESDIMKQGNDRVFRG from the coding sequence ATGAGTTTAATAATAGGAACAGCAGGGCATATCGACCACGGAAAAACCGCGCTTATAAAGGAGCTAAACGGCTTTGAGGGAGACAATCTTGAAGAGGAGAAAAAGCGTGGCATAACGATCGATCTAAGTTTTTCAAATTTAAGTAAAAATGATGAAAATATCGCATTTATCGATGTGCCAGGCCATGAAAATCTCATAAAAACGATGATAAGTGGTGCGTATGGCTTTGACGCGTGCTTATTTGTAGTGGCGGCAAATGACGGACTTATGCCTCAAAGCTTGGAGCACCTTGAAATTTTAAATCTTCTTGGTGTGAAGTCTTTGATCGTGGCACTTACTAAGTGTGACCTCGTAGATGAAGCGACTATAAATTTAAGAAAAAAAGAGATAAAAGATGAAATTTCTAAATTTAAAAACCTGCAAATTTTAGAAATTTTTGCCGTTAGTATAAAGGATAAGGCAAGTATCGACGAGCTTAGAAACTACCTCTTTACGCTAAGAGCTAAAAAGCGCGATGAGGAGGGCGTTTTTAGATACTACATCGATAGGGTCTTTAGCCTAAAAGGTATCGGAAATGTCGTGACTGGTACCGTTATAGAGGGAAGCGTTAGTAAAAACGAGAAGCTTTTTAACTATGACGCTGGTAAAGAGGTGCTAGTAAGAAGCGTGCAAAGCCACGATAAATTCGTTGATAGCGCAGGAGTTAGCAGCCGTGTGGCGCTAAATCTAACTGGCATTGAGCTTAGCGAGCTAAAAAAAGGGCAGTTGCTTAGTAAAAAAGGCTTTTTTAGGGGATTTAGAGAGGTTGATGCGGTCGTAACTGCTAAAAATCTCATCCACTCGCAAAGTGTAACATTTTGCGTGGGTGCTAAAAATGTCCCTGCAAAGGTGCTGATCCTTAGTCAAAAAGATGATAGCTGCTTTGTTACCTTTAAATTTCAAAGCGATATGTTTTTGAAATTTGACGAGGCCTTTGTGCTTATCTCGGACGCACGCGTGATAGGAGGTGGCAGAGTGCTAAATCCTGTGCTTGAGCCACTAAAAAAAGCTGGCAAAATTCTCTTTTTGGCTGCACTTTTAAAGCATGATTTTGTTGGAGCCTTTTCTATCTTAAAAGAGGCTCACAAAAATGGCTTTGGCATCATCTCTTCTTATCAAAGGTTTGGACTAAGTCACGAAGAGGCCGTAAATGTGGCCAAAAAAGTCTCAAACGTCTTTGTTGATGAAAAGGCTTTAAATATCTACGATCTAAGCGCGGTTGAGCGGATAAAATCTGTGGTTAAATTTATGATAGAGAAAAATGAATTTGCTGTCTTTTCAGCTCAAAGTATAAGCTTAAAGCTTGCTTGGGCTAGTCAAAATTTGGCTCAAAAAGCACTTGATGAGCTTGAAAGTATAAACTTAATCTCTAAAAATGATGGCGTCTATACAAAAAAAGGCGTTGATATAAGCAAACTAAAGGTAAGGCTTGAAGAGAAAATTTATGAAATTTTAGAAAGCGGAAAGCTAGCTCCAACGGCACCTTATAATATATATGATGAGCTGGAAATAGATAGGCTAAGTGGCGATAATGCCCTTAAAAAACTAACTGCAATGGGTAGAGTTGTAAGGCTGGAGCATAACCTTTTCATCACTAGAAATTCGCTAAAAATGGCACTTGATAAGCTAAGAGAGATCATCAAAAATCAAGGCTTTGTAAATGTCACAAACGCCAAGGATGCACTAAATTTAAGTAGAAAATATGTAATCGCTTATCTTGAGCAACTTGACCTTGAGAGTGACATAATGAAGCAAGGAAATGATAGGGTTTTTCGTGGTTAG
- a CDS encoding 4Fe-4S binding protein: MKEFGFYNDFDDTLMLNEQIEINNEKEEYLVSNSPKLKANITAPEINFYLKSTTASVLEKAKNTLLLYEARATAFDMAKDVDYEKEVGKNVVIVSNSGREELANLLKENGYKVIELTHFEVKFIYGAAGELSVLILRANDEFEVDCDFFLVENARDYMLKQSGCYEISGLEDEAVLKILNEKTPKFKYKSLTQYDSSICQYHERRNEICGRCVDVCPTVAILKEDETKHLVFSQIDCVNCGNCISVCPSGSLDSTLMPQNSFATIAKLYKGKIPLIISNETNLDELNISLPENVLPFFISAPHMLNQAHLLTLLQESGASVILFSKTLGKGEKDAINILNQIYELKFKETAIYHAKDKNELEDALKKAKFISDSQHTINEYALPKREIFAKRLKFLVGSEDLGVVKSGEMIRYGDVKINTDSCTLCLSCVGACNVSALVADKKTNSILFNPSVCTACGYCELSCAEKDTISLEIGKISLKPEFFTYNELARDELFACVECGKEFATKKAVEKIATIMQPRFGNDRVKIKALYCCADCKAKLMVQAQINAMKEDLLNG; this comes from the coding sequence ATGAAAGAATTTGGCTTTTATAACGATTTTGACGATACTTTAATGCTAAATGAACAGATAGAAATAAATAATGAAAAGGAAGAATATTTAGTTTCTAACTCGCCAAAGCTTAAAGCAAACATTACCGCACCTGAGATAAATTTTTATCTAAAAAGTACAACTGCAAGCGTATTAGAAAAAGCTAAAAATACACTTTTGCTTTATGAAGCAAGGGCAACTGCGTTTGACATGGCAAAGGATGTTGATTACGAAAAAGAAGTCGGCAAAAATGTCGTAATAGTAAGCAACTCAGGCCGTGAGGAGTTAGCAAATTTATTAAAAGAAAATGGCTATAAAGTCATTGAATTAACGCATTTTGAAGTGAAATTTATTTATGGCGCAGCTGGCGAGCTTAGCGTTTTGATACTTAGAGCAAATGACGAGTTTGAAGTTGATTGCGACTTTTTCTTGGTTGAAAATGCAAGGGATTATATGCTAAAGCAAAGCGGCTGTTATGAAATTTCAGGGCTAGAAGATGAAGCTGTGCTTAAAATTTTAAATGAAAAAACTCCAAAATTTAAGTACAAAAGTCTAACTCAATATGACTCTTCGATATGTCAATATCACGAACGACGAAATGAAATTTGTGGACGCTGTGTCGATGTTTGTCCAACTGTAGCCATTTTAAAAGAAGACGAGACAAAGCATCTTGTTTTCTCACAAATCGATTGTGTAAATTGTGGCAACTGCATTAGTGTCTGCCCTAGCGGATCTCTTGACTCTACACTTATGCCACAAAATTCTTTTGCTACCATTGCCAAACTTTACAAAGGCAAAATTCCACTAATAATCTCTAATGAAACAAATTTAGACGAGCTAAATATAAGCCTACCTGAAAATGTCCTGCCTTTTTTCATATCAGCACCACATATGTTAAATCAAGCGCATCTTCTTACATTGCTTCAAGAAAGTGGTGCGAGTGTGATTTTATTTAGCAAAACTCTTGGCAAAGGTGAAAAAGACGCCATTAACATCTTAAATCAAATTTATGAGCTTAAATTTAAAGAGACGGCGATCTATCACGCTAAAGATAAAAATGAGCTTGAAGATGCGCTCAAAAAGGCAAAATTTATATCTGACTCACAACACACAATAAACGAATATGCCTTACCAAAAAGAGAAATTTTTGCAAAAAGGCTTAAGTTTTTAGTAGGTAGCGAGGATCTTGGCGTGGTAAAAAGCGGCGAGATGATAAGATATGGCGATGTCAAGATAAACACTGATAGCTGTACACTTTGTCTAAGTTGCGTTGGCGCTTGTAACGTAAGTGCGCTAGTGGCTGATAAAAAGACAAATTCTATTTTATTTAATCCAAGTGTTTGTACAGCTTGCGGATACTGCGAACTAAGCTGTGCCGAGAAAGATACCATAAGCCTTGAGATTGGAAAAATTTCTCTTAAGCCTGAGTTTTTTACATATAATGAGCTGGCACGAGATGAGCTTTTTGCCTGTGTTGAGTGCGGAAAAGAGTTTGCAACTAAAAAAGCAGTCGAAAAGATCGCAACTATAATGCAACCAAGATTTGGCAACGATAGGGTAAAGATAAAAGCACTTTACTGCTGTGCTGACTGTAAAGCCAAACTAATGGTTCAAGCCCAAATAAACGCGATGAAAGAGGATTTATTAAATGGATAA
- the selA gene encoding L-seryl-tRNA(Sec) selenium transferase, with the protein MSDLRDIPQVDKIIKNEAFSGFDINLVTLLARQILNEVRAKILNENANFALQEIIDLILNEYHKFNESSLQRVLNLTGVTIHTNLARSVIDKEILSRATPVITGYSNLEYNLKTGSRGNRYDYIGEMIARAFGFEDAIVVNNNASAVFLVLNTFAKGKEVVVSRGELVEIGGSFRVPEVMANAGCFLKEVGTTNKTKLKDYEEAISENTAMLVKVHRSNFDIVGFSEETTANELSELASRQNLIDYFDLGSGFYGNLPFNLDKNEPDLKNLKDVSLVSFSGDKLLGAVQCGIIVGKKELIAKLRKNQLLRMLRVDKVIISLLAESMKAYLNKEFELITTQKLLHKSVKELENLATFINKNLKTPLEMVRTQTFVGGGAMPNKKIPSMALAVSGDVVLNEQKFRQKKVIGRIENDKFLLDLRTLLDDDVNELIKIINETEEK; encoded by the coding sequence TTGAGCGATTTAAGAGATATCCCACAAGTTGATAAGATCATAAAAAACGAAGCATTTTCAGGATTTGATATAAATTTAGTCACATTGCTTGCAAGGCAAATTTTAAATGAAGTTAGAGCTAAAATTTTAAATGAAAATGCAAATTTTGCGTTGCAAGAAATAATAGATTTAATCCTAAACGAATATCATAAATTTAATGAATCAAGCCTTCAAAGAGTGCTAAATTTAACTGGTGTGACCATTCACACAAACCTTGCTAGAAGTGTCATCGATAAAGAAATTTTAAGCCGTGCAACTCCGGTAATCACAGGGTATTCAAACCTTGAATACAATCTAAAAACAGGCAGCCGTGGCAACAGATATGACTATATCGGTGAGATGATCGCAAGAGCATTTGGTTTTGAGGACGCTATCGTCGTAAATAATAACGCAAGTGCTGTATTTTTGGTGTTAAACACCTTTGCAAAGGGCAAGGAAGTCGTCGTTAGCAGAGGCGAACTAGTCGAGATCGGCGGTAGTTTTAGAGTGCCAGAAGTTATGGCAAATGCGGGCTGCTTTTTGAAAGAGGTTGGCACGACAAACAAAACTAAGCTAAAAGACTACGAAGAGGCAATTAGTGAAAATACGGCGATGCTTGTAAAGGTTCATCGCTCAAATTTTGACATCGTGGGCTTTAGCGAAGAAACCACAGCAAACGAGCTAAGCGAGCTAGCAAGCAGGCAAAATTTGATAGATTATTTTGATCTTGGCAGTGGATTTTACGGAAATTTGCCATTTAACTTAGACAAAAATGAGCCAGATCTAAAAAATTTAAAAGATGTTTCGCTAGTTAGCTTTAGCGGTGATAAACTGCTTGGTGCGGTGCAGTGTGGCATAATTGTTGGCAAAAAAGAGCTCATCGCGAAGCTTAGGAAAAACCAGCTTTTAAGAATGCTTCGCGTCGATAAAGTGATCATCTCACTTTTGGCTGAGAGCATGAAAGCTTATTTAAATAAAGAATTTGAGCTAATCACAACTCAAAAACTGCTTCACAAAAGCGTAAAAGAGCTTGAAAACTTAGCAACTTTTATAAATAAAAATTTAAAAACTCCGCTTGAGATGGTGCGTACACAAACCTTTGTAGGAGGCGGTGCGATGCCAAATAAAAAAATTCCAAGCATGGCTTTGGCGGTTAGTGGAGATGTAGTTTTAAATGAGCAAAAATTTAGGCAAAAAAAGGTGATCGGCCGTATAGAAAATGATAAATTTTTACTTGATTTAAGAACACTTTTAGATGACGATGTAAATGAACTAATAAAAATAATAAATGAAACGGAAGAAAAATGA
- a CDS encoding thioredoxin domain-containing protein, with protein MKKVVLASIIAATSLMAASNKQIEDFYSEVFKNQNIDGVNVKVVERTKILDDIEKVSLKFSKGDMSQEDVTFVKGDLMFPDVVNLKEQKSYLAEEKKVIAEKAALDLVKSLAKIYKNEDKANVVTLGNDSKKPTLIMFSDPECPYCRAELAKIETTLKDNNVEIILTPVHELSSLQKSALIYKDIKNAKSDSDKVKILRKYFSEDYNVDEKNVSKEESDKIDTLRKKYFSAGVRSVPFIINKSDLK; from the coding sequence ATGAAAAAAGTGGTTTTAGCCTCAATCATCGCGGCAACTAGCCTAATGGCAGCTAGTAATAAGCAAATAGAAGATTTTTACTCAGAAGTTTTTAAAAATCAAAATATTGATGGTGTTAATGTAAAAGTCGTAGAACGCACTAAAATTTTAGATGATATAGAAAAAGTAAGCTTAAAATTTAGCAAAGGAGATATGTCTCAAGAAGATGTGACTTTTGTTAAGGGCGATCTTATGTTTCCTGATGTTGTAAATTTAAAAGAGCAAAAGTCTTATTTAGCTGAAGAAAAAAAGGTAATCGCAGAAAAGGCAGCACTTGATTTAGTAAAATCACTAGCTAAAATTTATAAAAATGAAGACAAGGCAAATGTTGTAACTCTTGGCAATGATAGCAAAAAGCCAACTCTTATCATGTTTTCAGATCCTGAATGCCCATATTGTAGAGCCGAGCTAGCAAAGATTGAAACGACATTAAAAGACAATAACGTTGAAATTATCTTAACTCCAGTGCATGAACTATCGTCTTTGCAAAAAAGTGCTTTGATCTATAAAGATATCAAAAATGCAAAAAGTGATAGCGATAAGGTTAAAATTTTAAGAAAGTATTTCTCTGAAGATTATAACGTAGATGAAAAAAATGTTAGCAAAGAAGAGAGCGACAAGATCGATACTTTACGTAAAAAATATTTCTCAGCTGGCGTTAGATCAGTGCCATTTATCATAAACAAAAGTGATCTAAAATAA
- a CDS encoding molecular chaperone, translating to MDKNIIKARSYFYEFLAYPMFFYTNDEKFSRWKEQLRYLSANPLSEDSDAAFKNLDKFSFEEFSKEQNDVLFGFTNIPLSASFYEEGRDNGAARLRVIECLKLSPYRRDSELCKDSEDYVGFIFLAMATFLKDEFNDAKNISNKLFSETLNLFVDEFSSLLLAHKEANFFKSYIIILKDFIDLERSILNVEAPAKPKGDSVAMAALKKEPFQSKMPTIKTKLHWEEFSPVISHEFKD from the coding sequence ATGGATAAAAACATCATAAAAGCAAGATCATATTTTTACGAATTTCTAGCATATCCTATGTTTTTTTACACAAATGATGAGAAATTTTCAAGGTGGAAAGAGCAGTTAAGATACTTAAGCGCAAATCCTTTAAGCGAGGATAGTGATGCTGCGTTTAAAAATTTAGATAAATTTAGCTTTGAAGAATTTTCAAAAGAACAAAATGACGTTCTTTTTGGCTTTACAAATATCCCCTTAAGCGCTTCATTTTATGAAGAGGGCAGAGATAACGGAGCAGCTAGGCTTAGGGTTATTGAATGTTTAAAACTAAGCCCATATAGACGTGATAGCGAGCTTTGCAAAGACAGCGAGGACTACGTTGGATTTATATTTTTAGCGATGGCTACATTTTTAAAAGATGAGTTTAATGATGCAAAAAATATTAGCAATAAGCTATTTTCTGAAACTTTAAATTTATTTGTAGACGAGTTTAGCTCGCTACTTTTGGCTCACAAAGAGGCAAATTTCTTTAAATCATATATTATTATTTTAAAAGATTTCATCGATCTTGAACGCTCTATACTAAACGTAGAAGCACCGGCTAAGCCAAAAGGCGATAGTGTCGCCATGGCAGCACTTAAGAAAGAGCCATTTCAAAGCAAGATGCCAACAATCAAAACCAAGCTTCACTGGGAAGAATTTTCTCCAGTCATCTCACACGAGTTTAAAGACTAG